DNA sequence from the Tissierella sp. MB52-C2 genome:
TGAGTTTAATACCATAGTTGAAATGGGATATACAGACTATTTCCTTATAGTATGGGATTTTATAAAATTTGCTAGAGATAACGGAATAATGGTAGGGCCAGGAAGAGGTTCAGCAGCAGGGAGTATTGTCTCCTATGCCTTAGGTATTATAGATATAGACCCCTTAGAATATGGTCTGATATTTGAAAGATTTTTAAATCCAGAGAGAGTATCTATGCCAGATATAGACATAGATTTTTGTTATGAAAGACGAGAAGAAGTTATTCAATACGTTATAGACAAATATGGAGTAGACCATGTGGCTCAAATAGTCACCTTTGGTACTATGGCGGCTAGGGGTTCCATAAGGGATGTAGGAAGAGCAATGAATATGCCCTACGGCGAAGTAGATTATATTGCAAAACAAATACCAATGGAATTAGGTATGACGATATCGAAGGCCTTAGAGGTAAATAAATCATTAAAAGATGCCTATGATGAAGACGAAAATGTTCAAAGACTTATAGATGTATCTAAAGCAGTAGAGGGATTACCTAGACATACATCTACCCATGCTGCTGGAGTAGTTATATCTAAAAATCCTGTGACAAGTTATGTTCCTCTATTAAAAAATGGAGATTCTGTGGCTACTCAATTTAATATGATAGAATTAGAAGAATTAGGTCTTTTAAAAATGGACTTTTTAGGTCTAAGAACATTAACGGTAATTAGAGATACAGTTAATTTAGTAGAAGAAAATCATGGAGTAAAAATTGATTTTAATAAGATAAACTATGAAGATCCACTTGTACTTGAAATGTTTGCCAAGGCTGAGACTCTAGGTATATTTCAGTTTGAGTCTCCAGGAATGAGGGCGTTTCTTAGGGAATTAAAGCCAAATGTATTTGAAAACCTTATAGCTGCCAATTCTCTTTTTAGACCAGGGCCTATGAATCAGATACCTACATTTGTGGCTTGTAAACATGATGCATCAAAGATAGAATATCTTCATCCTAAACTAGAGCATATACTAGATGTTACATATGGATGTATAGTATATCAGGAGCAGGTAATGCAAATAGTTAGAGATATTGGTGGATATTCTATGGGTAGAGCAGATTTAGTAAGACGTGCCATGGGAAAAAAGAAAATGGATGTAATGGAAGAAGAAAGAAGGAACTTTATCTATGGTCAAGTCGACGAAAATGGAGAAGTTATTTTATCGGGAGCCATAAGAAATGGAGTAGATGAAAAAACAGCTTCAAAAATTTATGACTTGATGATAGACTTTGCCAACTATGCCTTTAATAAAAGCCATTCAGCTGCCTATGCAGTAGTAGCCTATAGAACTGCATATTTAAAATATTATTATCCAGTGGAATTTATGGCAGCTCTTATTTCTTCTGTTATGGGGAATACTAACCAAGTATCACTTTATATACAGGAGTGTAAAAGGCTTGGAATAGACATACTTTCACCTGATATAAATGAATCCTACAATAAATTTACTGTGTCACAAAATAAGATTAGATTTGGACTTTCAGCAGTAAAAAATGTAGGAGAAAACTTTATAAAGGCCATAGTAGAAGCTAGAAAATCAGGAAGATTTAAATCTTTTACAGATTTTATTGAGAGAATAGAAAAGACAGATTCATCTGTAATGAATAAAAGGGCAGTAGAATCCTTGATTAAATGTGGTGCTATGGATAGTCTAGGAGTCAATAGGGCACAATTATTGGCAATATATGAAAAGACAATAGATGGTATTCATGCAGATAGAAAGAGGAATATAGAGGGGCAGTTTTCCATATTTGATACTTTAGATGAAAATGTTTCAAAAGACAATTTGCCAGATTTAAAAGAATTTCCTAAAAACATACTGCTTACAATGGAGAAGGAAATGGTAGGTATTTATATATCAGGTCACCCATTGGAATCATATAAATCTGAAATAGAAAGGGTATCAAATATTACAACCTTTGATTTATTAAATATAAATGAAGAAATAGGTAAAGATTTAAATGGAGTAAAAGATGGGGCATCCATAATATTAGGTGGTATAATTGTTGAAAAGAAAAATAAAATAACTAGAAATAATAATATGATGGCATTTATTACATTGGAAGATTTATATGGTTCAATCGAATGTATAGTTTTTCCTGCTACCTTTGAAAGATATAATAAATATTTAAAAGAAGACAATATAATAGTAATCCATGGTAGAATAAGTATATCTGAGGTGGAAGAACCTAAAATAATAGTTGAAAAAATATCTGAACTAAATACTTATAAAAAAGGCAAGATATATGTAAAGATACCATCAAATAATTCTTCAGACACTTTTGATAAGCTTAAAAGGATTCTAATAAAATATACTGGAGATACACCGGTATATGTATATATTGAAAAGGAAAAGAAAACAGTTGTGGCAGATAGAAGTCTATGGATCGATATAGATAATAAAAATGCAATAATAGAATTGAAAAATTTGCTTGGAGAAAATTCAGTTAAAATATCTTAAACCATTATTTTAATTGACAACTATATTGTCAATTGCAGAGGGGTGCTTTGATATATGTGGACAGCAGTTCATATGACTACAGGATTCGAAAATGCATTAAATATAGAAAGACAGTTAAAAAAAGAAGGATTCTTAGTAAAAGTAAAATATTTTACTAAGGAAGGTGAAGAAGAATTATATGAAATATTAGCGCCAGAATTCGAAGCAGGAGAAATTCAGGAGGCAATGATAGAATTAGGAATTATTTGATTTATATAAGGGGGAATTAAATGAAGACTATAGGAATACTGACTAGTGGCGGAGATGCACCAGGTATGAATGCAGCCATTAGAGCAGTAGTAAGAGCAGGAATATATAATGGATTTAAAGTAATGGGTATAAGACAGGGATATAATGGGCTTATCAATGGAGATATATATGAAATGAACCTTTCTTCTGTTGCAGATATAATACATAGAGGAGGAACTATGCTTAGGTCTGCTAGATCAGATGAATTTAAAACAGAAAAGGGATTTAAGAAAGCATTAAATGTATTAGAAGTATTTGGCATAGATGGACTTGTAGTATTAGGTGGTGATGGTACACTAAAGGGAGCAAGGGAAATATCAAATGCTTCCATACCAACCATAGGAATACCTTGTACTATTGATAATGATTGTGGATATTCTGATTTTACCATTGGATTTTTCACAGCTGTAGAAACAGTTGTAGATGCAATATCTAAAATTAGAGATACGTCCACATCTCATGGTAGAGCCAATGTTATAGAAGTCATGGGTAGACACTGTGGAGATATTGCATTATATGCAGGTCTGGCAGGTGGAGCTGAAAGTATAATAGTGCCTGAAGTGGAATTCAATATAGATGATGTATGTAAGAAAGCTATACAGGGGAAAAACAGGGGAAAGTTACATCATATTATTGTCTTAGCTGAGGGAGTAGGAAATGCTTATGATGTATCTAAAGCAATTGAAGAAAAAACTGGCATAGATACAAGAGTAACAGTTTTAGGATATATTCAAAGAGGTGGAAATCCTACATCCTATGATAGAATTACAGCCAGTAAAATGGGAAGTAAAGCTATAGATTTGCTAAGGGATGGGAAATCAGGAAGAGCTCTTGGAATTAAATGTAACCAGATAATTGATATGGATATAAATGATGCTTTAGAGGTGGAGAAAAGCTTTGATATAGAAATGTATAATACTACAAATATTTTATCGATATAGCGTAATTGAATAATATAGAAAATTAAATTAATGGAGGGGAAACAGATGAAAAAGACTAAAATAGTATGTACAATAGGACCAGCATCTGAATCTGAGGAGGTATTAAAAGAATTATTTTTAAATGGGTTAAATGTTTGTAGACTTAATTTTTCCCATGGAAGCCATGAGGAACATAAGAAAAGAATAGATACCATAAAAAAAGTTAGAGAAGAACTTAATATGCCTATAGGAATTATGTTAGATACAAAGGGACCAGAGATAAGACTAGGAGATTTCGAAGAAGGTACTATAGAAATTGAAGAAGGAAATATATTTACCCTAACAACTAGAGATATATTAGGAGATAATACTATAGTATCTGTTTCTTATGATGGTTTACCAAATGATATTGAAGTAGATAGTAGAATTTTAATAGATGACGGACTGGTAGAATTTAAGGTAATAGAAATAATCAATGGAACAGATATAAAATGTATAGCATTAAATAATGGAACTTTAAAAAATCATAAAGGTGTAAATGTACCAAATGTAAAAATTAATTTACCGGCGGTGACTAAAAAGGATATAGACGATATATTATTTGGAATAGAAAATGAAATAGATTTTATAGCTGCATCCTTTGTTAGGAAAGCATCTGATGTTTTAGAAATAAGAAAAATATTAGAAGACAATAATGCAGATTTTATAGAGATAATTTCAAAAATAGAAAACCAAGAAGGTGTAGATAATATAGATGAAATACTTGCTGCATCTGATGGAATAATGGTAGCTAGGGGAGACTTAGGAGTAGAGATACAAACAGAGGAGATACCACTGGTTCAAAAAGATTTAATAAGAAGATCAAATCTATCAGGAAAACCAGTTATTACAGCTACGCAAATGTTAGATTCCATGATGAGAAATCCTAGACCGACTAGAGCAGAAGTAACAGATGTTGCCAATGCCATTCTTGATGGAAGTAGTGCAATTATGTTATCTGGAGAAACTGCTGCAGGAAAATATCCTATTGAATCTGTAAAAACCATGTATAATATTGCAACAAGGACAGAAGAATCTTTAGATTATGGAGAAATACTAAAATCTAAATCTATTATATCAGAAGTATCAACAACTAATGCAATAGGAAAGGCAACTTGTACAACAGCAATGGATTTAGAAGCATCTGCCATAATTACTGCAACTTCTTCAGGATATACTTCAAAGGCTATATCTAAATTTAGACCAAAATCTCCTATAATAGCAGCTACAACTAAAGAATCTGTAATGAGAAGATTATCTTTAGTATGGGGAGTTTATCCAGTATTATCTCCTTATAGCAATTCTACAGATGATGTAATAGAACTATCTATACAATCAGCAGTAGATAAAGGATATGTAAAAGAAGGAGATTTAGTAGTTATTACAGCGGGGATTCCTGTAGGAACATCAGGATCTACTAACCTTATTAAAGTTCATACAATAGGAAAAGTATTGATTAAAGGTATGGGAATTTGTAAAGGTTCAACATTGGGTAGAATTTGTATTGCAAATAATAAAGAAGAATTAGAATCGAAGTTTAGAGATGGTGATATTATAGTTAGTAGAGATACAGATAGAGATATGATACCATTTATTGAAAGAGCATCTGCTATAATAACAGAACAAGGTGGACTTACATCCCATGCAGCCATAGTAGGGCTAAATCTTAATAAAACAACCATAGTAGGTGCAGAAAATGCTACAACTTTATTAGAAGATGGAGAAATAGTAACAGTAGATAGTGCTACAGGACTTGTATATAAAGGAGAAGCAAGAGTATTATAGAAACAATAAGGGGGATAAATATGGAAAAACGAAGACTGGGAAAGACTAGTTTAGATGTATCTGTTATTGGCTTTGGAGGAATCCCTATACAAAGAGTAGACTCCGAATTATCCCATGGACTTCTTCAGGAAGCTTATAATAGGGGAATAAACTTTATAGATACTGCCAGAGGATATAATGAATCAGAAAATTTAATTGGAGAAGCACTGGAGAAAATAGGTAGAGACAAATTTATATTGGCTACAAAATCCATGAAAAGAGACTATGATGGAATGGTAGAAGAATTAAATATTAGTTTAAAAAACTTAAAAACTGACTATATAGATTTGTTTCAATTCCATAATATTAGAACCTTTGAAGAGCTAGATTTCATCATGAGTGACAATGGAGCATTTAAAGCATTGAAGGAAGCTAAAGAAAAGGGAATAATAAGGGAAATAGGGATTACATCCCATAGCCCAGAACTATTAGATAAAGCCGTAGATATGGGAGAATTTGCAACTATACAATGTCCATATAATCCTGTTGAACGCCAAGCAGAAGAATTGTTTAAAAAAGCTAAAGATATGAATATAGGAGTAATAGTTATGAAGCCTCTAGCAGGAGGTGCTATTACTAAAGGAGAACTATCCCTTAGATTTATAGTAGACAATCCAAATATATCTGTAGTTATTCCAGGAATGGATACTTTAGAGCAGGTAAAGTCTAATTCAGAAGTAGGCATTAATATAAGAAAGCTAACAGGGGAAGAAGAGAGTATTTTATCTGAAGAAGCAAATTCTCTAGGAACGGAATTTTGTAGGAGATGTGGCTATTGTCTGCCTTGTCCTCAAAATATAGATATACCTACTCAATTTTTAATGGAAGGATACTATACTAGGTATAATCTAAAGGAATGGGCTCAAAGCAGATATGATGCCATGGAATATAGGGCGATTCACTGTATAGAATGTGGACTATGTGAATCTAAATGTCCATATAATCTTCCCATAAGAAAGATGATGAAAAATGTAGTGGAAAAGCTAGGATAAGTTAGTCTGAATAATTCCGATTTTTGATGCCAGGCACCAAAAATCGGAATTATTATCATATAATAAATGGGGGGATAGGTATGGATATGAATATATTCAGAACAGCCATGGAATTTTCATCAGACGGCATACTTATATCAGATGTTAATGGAAATGTTATATATCTAAACAAGGCATATGAACAAACTACTGGATTAAAGAAAGAGCAGATATTAAATAAGAATTTAAAAACATTGATGGAAGAACAAATTTTTAATAAGGCCATTTCTTTATCTGTATTACAAGATGAAGTGCCTATCTCTATAATACATAAATATATAACAGGAAAATCTGCGTTAACTACTGCAAATCCTATATATGACAAAGAAAAAAAGATAATAGGAGTAATTTGTAATACTAGAAATGTATCAGAATTACTTAATTTGAGAAATGAACTATTTGAAACCAAAGAATTAACTAAGAAATATTCAGAGGAAATAAAAATCCTAAGACAACTTGCTCTTCATCATGAAGAATTCATCTATGAAAGCAAGGTAATGGAGAACACAATAAAACTCGCATCAAAGGCTGCAGCATTTGATAGTACTATTTTAATACATGGAGAATCAGGTACTGGAAAAGAAGTATTAGCTAAGTTTATTCATAATGAAAGTCCAAGAAAGAACCAACCTTTTATAAAGGTAAATTGTGCAGCCATACCAAATGAACTTTTTGAATCAGAGTTATTTGGATATATGGGAGGTTCATTTACAGGAGCATCTAAGGATGGAAAACCTGGTATGTTTGAATTGGCCAATTATGGAACTATATTATTAGATGAAATTGGAGAATTGCCTTTGCCAATACAGTCTAAATTACTTAGAGTAATACAAGAGAAAGAAGTATTTAGAGTTGGAGGCCAGACTCCTATATCTTTAGATGTTAGAGTGTTGGCAGCTACAAATAAGGATTTAAAAAAAGAAGTTGCTGAAGGTAGATTTAGAGAAGATTTATTTTTTAGATTAAATGTTGTTCCAATAAATATACCAGCATTAAAAGAAAGAAGAGAAGATATACCAAAGCTAATCCAATTTTTCTTAGAAAAGCTCAATAGAAAGTATAAAAAAATTATATCTATAACAGATGATGCCATAAATATATTAAAATCATATACTTGGCCTGGAAATGTAAGGGAGCTTGAAAATTTAATTGAGTACTTATTTATTATGAATACATCTGAAGAAATAGATATTGAGCAGCTACCGCCCCAAGTATTGACACAACAGCTATATACTAATTCGTGGGGAGAAGAGGATAGCTATATCCCGAATCTTAATTATATGATTGAACGTTATGAGAAATCTATTATCTTATCTACATTAAAAAATTATCCATCCATAAGACAGGCTTCAAAAGTATTGGGAGTTCACTACTCTACTTTATCGAGAAAAATTAAAAAATATAATATAGATTATGATGTTTTCTAATAAAAAGATAGAAATTTATTTAAAATGTATGCAATATTGCAACACTTACAAAAAGTATCGCAAACTTGAAATCCCTAATTGAAGTGATAAAATGCTCTTTCATAAATATAGTGTTGCAGAGATGCAAATATATTTAATCACATATATAGCTAAACCCAGTATTATCAAGAAAATAAAGTTGGCATATTAATTGCTTTATATATAGTCAAGTAAAACAGGTAATAAACAGAGAGACTAATTTTGTTTTACTTTATACTCTTTAATATGAAAGAGTATTGAAAACTATTATAATGAAAGGGTGGATTATTTATGTCAAAAGAGCAATACAAATCAAGAGTATCATATGAATTTGATGAGGAATTATTAAGACAAGCTTTTGCAGAAGCTAGAAAGATTTATAAAGAAAGAGGATTCCAAACTAGAATGGGCTATGGTAAAGCACCAGCAGTAACTACTGTAGATATGGCTAGAGCTTGGATGGAAGATGGACATCCATTTACATGTGATAAATCAGAAGAGGTAACTGCTAATGCACGTAAAGTATTAGATGCAGCAAGAAAGAGTGGAGTTCCTATATTCCATACAACCACTGGATTTGAGCCAACTAGAGGATTAGACTTAGGTAGATGGGATGAGAAAATTCCTCTACACACATTAGAAAAAGATTCATATTGGATGGAAATAGATCCAAGGTTAAACCCACAACCAGATGAGCCTGTAATATATAAACCATATGCAAGTAACTTCTTTGGTACAAGACTTGCTCAATTACTAACTTACTTAGGAGTAGATACTCTAATAGTAATGGGTGCTACTTCATGTGCATGTGTTAGACATACAGTAATGGATTCAACGGGATATGGATTTAAAACTATAGTTCCTGAAGGAACTGTAGGAGATAGAGTGCCAGGTGTTGTTGAATGGAATCTATTTGACATGGATGCTAAATTCTGCGATGTTGAGCCACTAGAAAATGTAGTTAAATATTTAGAAGGCATAGATAAAAGCGTATACACTAAATAAGATAAATTAAGAAAATAAATAATATCTTACAGAAAAATAAGGGACACTGATATATTATAATAGTGTCCCTTAAATTTAACTATTTTTTCGAAAAAGGGGGATGTATATGGGACTAATTATAAAAAACGGAAATATCATAACATCCGAAAATGAGTATATTGCAGATATACTTGTAGAAGGAGAAAAAATAATTGCTATAGGGAAAGAATTAGATATAGCTGGACATGAAGTTGTAGATGCCACTGGTAAATATGTTTTTCCAGGTGGTGTGGACGAACATGTACACTATAACTCATTTAACTCTTTAGGTTATGAAACTTCACATGCAGCATTGGTTGGAGGAACAACTACAGTTGGTGACTTTGTTGTTCAACCAGTAGGAGTTGGACTTAAAGATTCTATAATAAACTATAAAAGAGATTGTCTTGATGGAGTGGCAACAGTAGATTATGTACTTCATGGAATCATCATGGATCCTTGTGAAGAAAGTATAGAAGATTTAGTAAATATGCCTTCAGTTGGTGTTTCTTCAGTTAAGCTTTTTATGGCTTATAAAGGTATGCCATATTATGTATCAGATGAGTGGATATTTAAAGCACTCTGTACAGGAAAAGAATCAGGAGTAACTATTATGGTTCATGCTGAAAATGCTGATATTATTGATGTATTAACAAAGCAACTTATAGCAGAAGGAAAAACAGAACCTAAATATTTTGGAGATTCAAGACCAGTATTATCTGAGGCAGAAGCCACTTCTAGAGCAATCTATATGGCTAAGATGGCAAAGGCTCCAATTTTTGTTGTTCATGTTACCAATCAAAAAGCAGTGGAAGTCATTAGAGAAGCATATAATGAAGGGGTATCTGCATATGGAGAAACTTGTACTCACTATCTAATGTTAAATGATGAAAACTTAGCTCGACCTAATTTTGAAGGAGCAAAATATGTATGTAACCCCCCTTTAAGACCACAGTCAGATGTAGATTTCATGTGGGAAGCCATTAATAAAGGATGGATAACGAGTGTTGGTTCGGACCATTGTGCTGTTATGGGAGGTTTTGCAGAAGGAAAACATAAGGGAATTAATGATTTTAGTAAGATTCCACCAGGATCCCCGGGAGTACAGGAGCGTTTATACATGATGTGGACTTATGGAGTGGAAACAGGAAGGATTTCTCGTCAGAAATTTGTAGAGGTTTGCTGTACAACTCCAGCGAAAATTTGTGGTATTTATCCACAAAAGGGTGATATAGCAGTTGGATCTGATGCTGATATAGTTGTTTTTGATCAAAACTACAGAGGTGCTATAAGTATTAAGGATAGCCTCTCAGGTTCAGACTATTGCACTTATGAAGGATATGAACAAAAAGGAATAGCAGAAAAAGTGTTTTTAAGAGGAAAATTAGTAGCTGAAAATGGAAAGTTTGTTGGAGAATTTGGTGAAGGAAAACAAGTTATATCAAAGCCATATGCTTACTGTTATAATAAATTTAAAGAGGGCGAATAAGCCCTCTTTTTTGTGTATATAGAAAGTTTTGATTTTTATATAGGTATTATAATGAATTGTTATGGAATGATATAATCTTGATAACATATTTAATTTATATTTGCTTATTTTTTATATAACAAATATAATAATACTTAATAACAATTTTAGGTAAGGGGTATGATTATGACCGATAGTAAACTAGATACAGATAAGATATATGAAATATTAAGATCAAGAATTATACATCTTGAATATGAACCAGGGCTGGTTTTAAATGAAGTGGATTTAGCAGAGGAATTTAATATAAGTAGAACACCAATTAGAAAGGTTTTTCAATTATTACATAGTGATAAACTTCTAAATATTGTGCCAAGATTTGGAGCTCAAGTTACACCTATTGATTTTAAACAGATGAAATATATATTTGAAGTGACTAGAGAGCTAGACCCTTTTGCTTCAAGACTTGCGGTAGAAAGAATAAGCGAAGAAAAAATAAAAAAGCTTGAAGAGATTATGTTAAGGTTTGAAAATTATGATATAAGTAAAGACTATCAAAATGCCATTAACGATGACGAACAATTTCACAGCATTATACTTTCATCCTGTGGTAATCCGTGGTTACAAGATATATTGACATCTTTACATTATCATACAGAAAGATTATGGCATTATTGTGAGCAATATTTTGATAGTATTGATTTATTTAGTCATACTTTAGGAAAGGTATTAGAAGGAATAAAAGAGAAAGATTTAGATAAAGTAGAAAAATATGCTAGGGAGCATATAGATGAATTTGTTTTTAAAATAAAAAAAGAAATGTTATAGAATTTTAAAAAAAGCTTTAATTTTAGATGGTTTGGGTCATCTGAAATTAAAGCTTTTTTAATTTTTTTGGAAAAACTTTATAATTTTATTAAAATACACTTGAAATACATTTGAAAAACATATAGAATGTAATCAAGAAACAAATGAAAAACAATTAACGAACAACAACGAAAAAGAAAGGAAGTGGATATATGTCAATATTTAATGAAAACTCAAAAGTTATCATTATCGGTGACAGAGACGGTATACCAGGACCAGCTATGGAAGAATGTATAAAAACCACTCCTGCAGAAGTAGTATTTTCAGCAACAGAATGTTTTGTCTGAACGGCTGCAGGTGCAATGGATTTGGAAAATCAAAAAAGGGTTAAAGATTTAACTGAAAAATACGGTGCAGAAAACATGATCGTATTAATCGGTGGAGCAGAAGCTGAATCAGCAGGACTAGCAGCTGAAACAGTTACAGCTGGAGATCCAACTTTTGCAGGTCCATTAGCAGGAGTTCCGTTGGGACTTAAAGTTTATCATGCAGTAGAACCAGAATTCAAAGAGTCAGTAGATGCTGATGTATATGATGAGCAAATCGGTATGATGGAAATGGTTTTAGATATTGATGAAATAGTTTCAGAAGTAAAAGGTATGAGAGATGAACATACAAAGTTTTAATAATTAATTTTGTTTAATACAGTTCCCAGAAGAACAATATAGAGGAGGGAAATCTATGAAAAATAATATAGGTTATCAAATAGTAACTAATAACCCAACTATAAGAGATGAATATAAAGAAGTAATTTTTGTTGAAGGCAGCTTTGAAGATGTATTATTTAAGGTTAGAGATTTAGTTCATACAGGTTTTGAACTTATTAACCATCCTCTAGGAGCAAGTATAAGAATGTTTTTCTCCCCATATCGTTCTATTATTGTAAGGGAGAATCTAGAAAAGGCAAATGATGTATATGCCGAAACAATTGAAAACAGCATAGCGAACTATAAAAAGCATATGAATGTCAGAAAACCAGATGTGGTAAATAGTGGAGATTATGCTTTGATTGATGCTGAATTGTTGAAATCTGCATTAGATGAATATGAAAGAGTTTATAATTAAAAAATTAAAAATAAAACGGAGGTGACTTTCCTTGAAACTTGAACTTAGAAGAATCCATATTAAAGATATTCAATTAGGAAATGAAACAACTGTAAAAAATGGAGTTCTAACAGTAAATAAAGAGGAATTAATTAGTAAGCTTAAAGAAGATGAAAGAATTAAAGATGTTAAGCTTGATGTAGCTAGACCTGGAGAAAAGGTAAGAATTATTCCAGTAAAAGATGTCATTGAGCCAAGGGTAAAAATTGAGGGAGAAGGAAATGGCTTTCCAGGAGTATCTACAAAGATGGCTCAATTGGGAGATGGAAAAGTAAATGTACTTTATGGTGCAGCAGTTGTAACAGTAGGAGATATTGTAGGATTTCAAGAAGGAGTAGTTGATATGTGGGGCGAAGGTGCAAAATGGACTCCATTTTCAAAGACTTTCAACTTAGTAGTAGATATTATTCCAGTGGAAGGATTAGCACCACATGTTCATGAAACAACTGTTAGATTAGCAGGACTTAAAGCAGCTGAATTTGTAGGAGAAGCAGGTAGAAGTGTGGAGCCAGATGAAGTAGTAGTATATGAAATGGGCAGCCATGCAGAGGAAAGCAAAAAATACCCAGACCTACCAAAGGTAGCTTATGTAGAAATGCTTATTTCTCAAGGATTATTACATGATGGATATATATATGGTGTTAATAGTCAATTAATACTACCTACACTACTACATCCAAATGAAGAACTAGATGGAGCGGTGATTAGTGGTAACTGTGTTGCAGCTTGTGACAAGATAACAACTTATCAACACCAAAACAACTCAGCAATTCTTGATTTATATGCTGAGCATGGAAAAACTATTAACTTCTTAGGGGTAATACTGACTCCAGAATTAACTACCCTTGAAGGTAAATTTAGAACTTGTGATTATACAGCTAAATTATGTAAGAGCTTAGGAGCAGATGGAGTTATTATATCTGAAGAAGGATATGGTAATCCAGACTCTGATTTATTAATGATTTGTAAGAGATTAGAAGACTCAGGAATAAAAACTGTATTAATAACTGATGAATGTTCTGGTTGGGATGGAATGAGTCAACCATTAGCAGATACAGCAAAAGAAGCAATAGCAGTAGTATCTACAGGAAATGTTAGCCACGTAGTTACATTACCACCAGCAGATAGAGTTATTGGAAATGACAAAGCAATAGCCACTTTAGCAGGAGGCTGGGAAGGCTGCTTAGAAGAAGATGGAAGTTTAAAATGTGAGTTAAATGCAGTAATTGGAGCAACATCAGAAATCGGATACCATAACTGTACAGTTAAATTATATTAATTAGC
Encoded proteins:
- a CDS encoding sigma 54-interacting transcriptional regulator: MDMNIFRTAMEFSSDGILISDVNGNVIYLNKAYEQTTGLKKEQILNKNLKTLMEEQIFNKAISLSVLQDEVPISIIHKYITGKSALTTANPIYDKEKKIIGVICNTRNVSELLNLRNELFETKELTKKYSEEIKILRQLALHHEEFIYESKVMENTIKLASKAAAFDSTILIHGESGTGKEVLAKFIHNESPRKNQPFIKVNCAAIPNELFESELFGYMGGSFTGASKDGKPGMFELANYGTILLDEIGELPLPIQSKLLRVIQEKEVFRVGGQTPISLDVRVLAATNKDLKKEVAEGRFREDLFFRLNVVPINIPALKERREDIPKLIQFFLEKLNRKYKKIISITDDAINILKSYTWPGNVRELENLIEYLFIMNTSEEIDIEQLPPQVLTQQLYTNSWGEEDSYIPNLNYMIERYEKSIILSTLKNYPSIRQASKVLGVHYSTLSRKIKKYNIDYDVF
- a CDS encoding GntR family transcriptional regulator; this translates as MTDSKLDTDKIYEILRSRIIHLEYEPGLVLNEVDLAEEFNISRTPIRKVFQLLHSDKLLNIVPRFGAQVTPIDFKQMKYIFEVTRELDPFASRLAVERISEEKIKKLEEIMLRFENYDISKDYQNAINDDEQFHSIILSSCGNPWLQDILTSLHYHTERLWHYCEQYFDSIDLFSHTLGKVLEGIKEKDLDKVEKYAREHIDEFVFKIKKEML
- the grdA gene encoding glycine/sarcosine/betaine reductase complex selenoprotein A, with protein sequence MSIFNENSKVIIIGDRDGIPGPAMEECIKTTPAEVVFSATECFVUTAAGAMDLENQKRVKDLTEKYGAENMIVLIGGAEAESAGLAAETVTAGDPTFAGPLAGVPLGLKVYHAVEPEFKESVDADVYDEQIGMMEMVLDIDEIVSEVKGMRDEHTKF
- the hydA gene encoding dihydropyrimidinase, with the protein product MGLIIKNGNIITSENEYIADILVEGEKIIAIGKELDIAGHEVVDATGKYVFPGGVDEHVHYNSFNSLGYETSHAALVGGTTTVGDFVVQPVGVGLKDSIINYKRDCLDGVATVDYVLHGIIMDPCEESIEDLVNMPSVGVSSVKLFMAYKGMPYYVSDEWIFKALCTGKESGVTIMVHAENADIIDVLTKQLIAEGKTEPKYFGDSRPVLSEAEATSRAIYMAKMAKAPIFVVHVTNQKAVEVIREAYNEGVSAYGETCTHYLMLNDENLARPNFEGAKYVCNPPLRPQSDVDFMWEAINKGWITSVGSDHCAVMGGFAEGKHKGINDFSKIPPGSPGVQERLYMMWTYGVETGRISRQKFVEVCCTTPAKICGIYPQKGDIAVGSDADIVVFDQNYRGAISIKDSLSGSDYCTYEGYEQKGIAEKVFLRGKLVAENGKFVGEFGEGKQVISKPYAYCYNKFKEGE
- a CDS encoding aldo/keto reductase, translated to MEKRRLGKTSLDVSVIGFGGIPIQRVDSELSHGLLQEAYNRGINFIDTARGYNESENLIGEALEKIGRDKFILATKSMKRDYDGMVEELNISLKNLKTDYIDLFQFHNIRTFEELDFIMSDNGAFKALKEAKEKGIIREIGITSHSPELLDKAVDMGEFATIQCPYNPVERQAEELFKKAKDMNIGVIVMKPLAGGAITKGELSLRFIVDNPNISVVIPGMDTLEQVKSNSEVGINIRKLTGEEESILSEEANSLGTEFCRRCGYCLPCPQNIDIPTQFLMEGYYTRYNLKEWAQSRYDAMEYRAIHCIECGLCESKCPYNLPIRKMMKNVVEKLG
- a CDS encoding isochorismatase family protein; its protein translation is MSKEQYKSRVSYEFDEELLRQAFAEARKIYKERGFQTRMGYGKAPAVTTVDMARAWMEDGHPFTCDKSEEVTANARKVLDAARKSGVPIFHTTTGFEPTRGLDLGRWDEKIPLHTLEKDSYWMEIDPRLNPQPDEPVIYKPYASNFFGTRLAQLLTYLGVDTLIVMGATSCACVRHTVMDSTGYGFKTIVPEGTVGDRVPGVVEWNLFDMDAKFCDVEPLENVVKYLEGIDKSVYTK